In a single window of the Streptomyces sp. NBC_00094 genome:
- a CDS encoding cystathionine gamma-lyase: MTDQASDPERRTAAALGDGTLAVRAGLPEPVKYEPTLPGPVFAAHFHLPGEPTGPYTYGRDENPTWTHLERAIGELEAPGEQGVETLVFASGMAAISAVLLSQLKAGDAVVLPTDGYQALPLLHEQLRAYGIEVRTAPTGGDGQLALLEGARLLWIESPSNPGLDVCDIRRLVREAHAAGALVAVDNTLATPLGQRPLQLGADFSVASDTKGMTGHGDVLLGHVSCRDPLRAAEVRRWRKVVGAIPGPMEAWLAHRSLSTLQLRIDRQCSTALSLARVLEGRADVTGLRYPGLPGDPSHAVAARQMRRFGPVVSFELADRKRAERFLEELRLVDDATSFGGVRSTAERRGRWGGDAVPEGFIRFSVGAEDPEDLIADVLRALDEAGAAG, translated from the coding sequence GTGACCGACCAGGCAAGCGACCCCGAGCGGCGGACGGCCGCCGCGCTCGGCGACGGCACCCTCGCCGTCCGGGCCGGGCTTCCCGAGCCCGTGAAGTACGAACCGACCCTGCCGGGCCCGGTCTTCGCGGCCCACTTCCACCTGCCGGGGGAGCCGACCGGCCCGTACACCTACGGCCGCGACGAGAATCCCACCTGGACCCACCTGGAACGGGCGATCGGCGAGCTGGAGGCGCCGGGGGAGCAGGGCGTCGAGACGCTGGTCTTCGCTTCCGGCATGGCCGCGATCTCCGCCGTCCTCCTCTCCCAGCTGAAGGCCGGCGACGCGGTGGTGCTGCCGACCGACGGATACCAGGCCCTGCCGCTGCTGCACGAGCAGCTGAGGGCGTACGGCATCGAGGTCCGTACGGCGCCGACCGGCGGCGACGGGCAGCTCGCCCTTCTCGAAGGGGCCCGGCTGCTGTGGATCGAGAGCCCGTCCAACCCCGGCCTCGATGTCTGCGACATCCGCCGCCTGGTGCGCGAGGCGCACGCCGCGGGGGCCCTCGTCGCCGTCGACAACACCCTCGCCACCCCGCTCGGTCAGCGGCCCCTGCAGCTGGGCGCGGACTTCTCCGTCGCCAGCGACACCAAGGGCATGACCGGCCACGGCGACGTCCTGCTCGGGCACGTGAGCTGCCGGGACCCGCTGCGGGCGGCGGAGGTACGGCGCTGGCGCAAGGTCGTCGGCGCGATCCCCGGCCCCATGGAGGCCTGGCTCGCCCACCGTTCGCTGTCCACCCTCCAGCTGCGGATCGACCGACAGTGCTCCACCGCCCTGTCCCTCGCGCGCGTCCTCGAAGGGCGCGCGGACGTGACCGGGCTGCGCTACCCGGGGCTGCCCGGCGACCCCTCGCACGCGGTGGCCGCCCGGCAGATGCGGCGCTTCGGGCCGGTGGTCTCCTTCGAGCTCGCGGACCGGAAGCGGGCCGAGCGGTTCCTGGAGGAGCTGCGGCTCGTGGACGACGCCACCAGCTTCGGCGGGGTGCGTTCCACGGCGGAGCGGCGCGGACGCTGGGGCGGGGACGCGGTCCCCGAGGGCTTCATCCGGTTCTCGGTGGGAGCCGAAGATCCCGAGGACCTGATCGCCGACGTCCTGCGGGCGCTCGACGAAGCCGGAGCCGCCGGCTGA
- a CDS encoding low molecular weight protein-tyrosine-phosphatase yields MTYRVCFVCTGNICRSPMAEHVFRSHVEEAGLGGAVEVDSAGTGGWHEGDGADPRTVAVLEDNGYTSAHSARRFQASWFSALDLVIALDEGHVRELRMLARTPEEAAKIRLLRSYDPAAGDALDVPDPYYGGREGFEECLSMVEAASGGLLAAVRMEVEERTA; encoded by the coding sequence ATGACCTACCGCGTCTGCTTCGTCTGCACGGGCAACATCTGCCGCTCCCCGATGGCCGAGCACGTCTTCCGCAGCCATGTGGAGGAGGCCGGCCTCGGCGGAGCGGTGGAGGTCGACAGCGCGGGGACCGGCGGCTGGCACGAGGGCGACGGCGCGGACCCGCGCACGGTCGCCGTCCTGGAGGACAACGGCTACACGTCGGCGCACTCCGCCCGCCGATTCCAGGCCTCCTGGTTCTCCGCCCTCGACCTGGTGATCGCGCTGGACGAGGGGCACGTACGGGAGCTCCGGATGCTGGCCCGTACCCCCGAAGAGGCGGCGAAGATACGACTGCTGCGCTCCTACGACCCTGCCGCGGGGGACGCGCTGGACGTCCCCGACCCCTACTACGGGGGCCGCGAGGGGTTCGAGGAGTGCCTGTCGATGGTGGAGGCCGCGAGCGGGGGACTGCTCGCGGCCGTACGTATGGAAGTGGAGGAGCGGACAGCGTGA
- a CDS encoding phage holin family protein, whose protein sequence is MKNFVVKTLANAGALGVAIWLLQDITLTGESTGNKALTLILVALVFGLVNVLVKPLVKLLTLPLFILTLGLITLVVNALMLLLTSWLAEQFDLSFHVEGFWTAILGGLIISLVSWALNIVLPDGD, encoded by the coding sequence ATGAAGAATTTCGTAGTCAAGACGCTCGCCAACGCGGGCGCCCTGGGAGTCGCCATCTGGCTGCTCCAGGACATCACCCTGACCGGTGAGAGCACCGGCAACAAAGCCCTGACCCTCATTCTCGTCGCCCTGGTCTTCGGGCTGGTGAACGTCCTGGTCAAGCCTCTCGTCAAGCTGCTGACGCTGCCGCTCTTCATTCTGACCCTCGGCCTGATCACCCTCGTGGTCAACGCCCTGATGCTGCTCCTCACGTCGTGGCTGGCCGAGCAGTTCGACCTCAGCTTCCACGTGGAGGGCTTCTGGACCGCCATCCTCGGTGGCCTGATCATCTCCCTGGTCTCGTGGGCGCTGAACATCGTGCTCCCCGACGGCGACTGA
- a CDS encoding cupin domain-containing protein, whose protein sequence is MKAFRLDELEAERAANQGAYLQFLRERNMSVGLYALDAGALDPQQPHGQDEVYFVVSGRAAITVGAETTQVARGSVVYVPAGVPHKFHHISEDLRVMVVFSPPES, encoded by the coding sequence ATGAAGGCATTCCGGCTGGACGAACTGGAGGCGGAGCGTGCCGCGAACCAGGGCGCCTATCTCCAGTTCCTGCGGGAGCGGAACATGTCGGTGGGCCTGTACGCGTTGGATGCCGGGGCGCTCGACCCGCAGCAGCCGCACGGCCAGGACGAGGTGTACTTCGTGGTGAGCGGCCGCGCGGCGATCACCGTCGGGGCGGAGACGACCCAGGTGGCGCGCGGCAGCGTGGTCTACGTGCCGGCGGGGGTGCCGCACAAGTTCCACCACATCAGCGAGGACTTGCGGGTCATGGTGGTCTTCTCCCCTCCGGAGAGCTGA
- a CDS encoding DUF5326 family protein: protein MAVQEMLAGMPWWVKWVAIPALALLVFGGLITSVLTIVFALLFKVLLFVALVAGLLYVVRKFKGSAGSREDW, encoded by the coding sequence ATGGCCGTACAGGAGATGCTCGCGGGAATGCCCTGGTGGGTGAAGTGGGTCGCCATACCCGCTCTGGCCCTGCTGGTCTTCGGCGGACTGATCACCAGCGTCCTGACCATCGTGTTCGCACTGCTCTTCAAGGTGCTGCTCTTCGTGGCCCTCGTCGCCGGACTGCTCTACGTCGTGCGGAAGTTCAAGGGCTCCGCCGGGTCGCGCGAGGACTGGTAG
- a CDS encoding helix-turn-helix domain-containing protein, with protein sequence MATATHAAAPTLIGSVQRALRLLEAVSSHADGAPAKQLARETGLPLPTTYHLLRTLTHEGYLRREKGVFVLGDAAVRLAGGGAVQNRRIKIEDSLARWRDEIGVPVYFALYREGEIELVAVADTPSAPAVEEWADFRETAHAHAIGQCLLSQLDLKTRQDHLDRHPVEAITPYTVRNRRVLMERLGGLGRMEPLVERQEYALGTVCAAIPITAGSAAAAMAISLPLHQEERLLPAVERLRTEIGRLFSSLAFSISI encoded by the coding sequence TTGGCCACGGCTACGCATGCGGCTGCACCTACGCTGATCGGCTCGGTGCAGCGAGCGCTGAGACTCCTGGAGGCCGTGTCCTCCCATGCGGACGGCGCCCCCGCCAAACAGCTCGCCCGTGAGACGGGCCTTCCGCTGCCCACCACGTACCACCTGCTCCGCACTCTGACGCACGAGGGATACCTGCGTCGCGAGAAGGGTGTGTTCGTCCTGGGTGACGCCGCCGTCCGACTGGCCGGCGGCGGAGCTGTGCAGAATCGTCGCATCAAGATCGAGGACTCCCTTGCCCGCTGGCGGGACGAGATCGGTGTGCCGGTGTACTTCGCCCTCTACCGCGAGGGCGAGATCGAGCTCGTCGCCGTCGCGGACACCCCCTCCGCCCCCGCTGTGGAGGAGTGGGCCGACTTCCGCGAGACCGCGCACGCCCACGCGATCGGGCAGTGTCTCCTGAGCCAACTCGATCTGAAGACTCGTCAAGACCACCTCGATCGCCACCCGGTGGAAGCCATCACTCCGTACACGGTGCGTAACCGCCGCGTCCTTATGGAGCGTTTGGGCGGTTTGGGGCGAATGGAACCCCTGGTGGAGCGTCAGGAATATGCGCTCGGCACGGTCTGTGCCGCCATCCCCATCACCGCGGGCTCGGCGGCGGCTGCGATGGCCATTTCCCTCCCCCTCCACCAGGAAGAACGGTTGCTCCCAGCAGTCGAGCGGCTACGTACGGAGATCGGGAGGCTCTTCAGCTCGCTCGCGTTCTCTATCAGTATCTGA
- a CDS encoding SsgA family sporulation/cell division regulator, with product MRESVQAEVLMSFLVSEELCFKIPVELRYETRDPYAVRMTFHLPGDAPVTWAFGRELLLDGINRPSGDGDVHIAPTDPEGLSDVSIRLQVGGDRALFRASAPPLVAFLDRTDKLVPLGQERTLGDFEDNLEAALGRILAEENAG from the coding sequence ATGCGAGAGTCGGTTCAGGCCGAGGTCCTGATGAGCTTCCTCGTCTCCGAGGAGCTCTGCTTCAAGATCCCAGTCGAGCTGCGATACGAGACCCGGGATCCTTACGCGGTGCGGATGACCTTCCACCTTCCCGGGGACGCGCCCGTGACCTGGGCGTTCGGCCGGGAACTGCTGCTCGACGGGATCAACCGGCCGAGCGGGGACGGCGATGTGCACATCGCCCCGACGGACCCCGAGGGGCTCTCGGACGTCTCCATCCGGCTTCAGGTGGGCGGCGACCGAGCCCTGTTCCGGGCGAGCGCGCCGCCGCTGGTCGCCTTCCTCGACCGCACGGACAAGTTGGTTCCGCTTGGTCAGGAACGGACACTCGGTGACTTCGAGGACAACCTGGAGGCCGCACTCGGCCGGATTCTGGCCGAGGAGAACGCGGGCTGA
- a CDS encoding YibE/F family protein, protein MTSPQQPSEPHGHGHGHEPGPGHEPGHGHSHSHGPAAPVSRHLRKVIAAVLIPFATAVVVGLAVLWPGGTPAHERTGVGFDRQTEQGTVVSVEQVDCADVNAAQVPPTGDTSTPAGREAVNAQQGQCEKATIEVTSGPNKGRTFTEIVQPDAPRQLHEGQGVVVAYAPDAPRDLQYSVTDVNRKVPLAVLAGIFALAVVAVGRMRGVMALIALVVSFLVLMFFILPAILQGSNPLVVAVVGSSAIMLIALYMCHGLSARTSVAVLGTLISLLLIGLLGSVFIGWASLSGNTDDNTGLIHGLYPNIDMSGLLLASIIIGSLGVLDDVTVTQTSAVWELHQADPSMGPRALYRAGIRIGRDHIASVVNTLVLAYAGAALPLLLLFSIAQSSMGTVANSELVAVEIVRTLVGSIGLVASVPLTTVLAALVVSADRPGSDTEVKPRASARGGRRRRAK, encoded by the coding sequence GTGACTTCCCCCCAGCAGCCCTCCGAGCCGCACGGCCACGGCCATGGTCATGAACCCGGCCCCGGCCATGAACCCGGCCATGGCCACAGCCACAGCCACGGCCCCGCCGCCCCCGTCTCCCGGCATCTGCGCAAGGTCATCGCCGCCGTCCTGATCCCCTTCGCCACCGCCGTCGTGGTCGGGCTCGCGGTCCTCTGGCCCGGCGGCACTCCGGCGCACGAGCGCACCGGGGTCGGTTTCGACCGGCAGACCGAGCAGGGCACGGTCGTCTCCGTCGAGCAGGTCGACTGCGCGGACGTGAACGCCGCCCAGGTCCCGCCGACCGGCGACACCTCCACCCCGGCGGGGCGCGAGGCGGTCAACGCCCAGCAGGGGCAGTGCGAGAAGGCGACGATCGAGGTCACCAGCGGCCCGAACAAGGGGCGTACGTTCACCGAGATCGTGCAGCCCGACGCGCCGCGTCAACTGCACGAGGGACAGGGCGTGGTGGTGGCGTACGCCCCCGACGCCCCGCGCGACCTGCAGTACTCGGTGACCGACGTGAACCGGAAGGTCCCGTTGGCGGTGCTCGCCGGAATCTTCGCCCTCGCGGTCGTGGCCGTCGGCCGGATGCGGGGCGTGATGGCGCTCATCGCGCTCGTCGTGAGCTTCCTCGTGCTGATGTTCTTCATCCTGCCGGCGATCCTGCAGGGCTCGAATCCGCTGGTCGTGGCGGTGGTCGGGTCGAGCGCGATCATGCTGATCGCGCTCTACATGTGCCATGGGCTGTCGGCCCGCACCTCGGTCGCCGTGCTCGGCACGCTGATCTCGCTGCTGCTGATCGGTCTGCTCGGCTCGGTCTTCATCGGCTGGGCCTCGCTGAGCGGCAACACCGACGACAACACCGGCCTGATCCACGGCCTGTACCCGAACATCGACATGTCCGGCCTGCTCCTCGCGAGCATCATCATCGGTTCGCTCGGTGTGCTCGACGACGTGACCGTCACCCAGACCTCGGCGGTCTGGGAGCTGCACCAGGCCGATCCGAGCATGGGGCCGCGCGCGCTGTACCGGGCCGGGATCCGCATCGGCCGCGACCACATCGCCTCGGTCGTGAACACCCTGGTCCTCGCCTACGCGGGCGCCGCCCTGCCACTGCTGCTGCTCTTCTCGATCGCGCAGAGCAGCATGGGCACGGTGGCCAACAGCGAGTTGGTCGCGGTGGAGATCGTCCGAACGCTGGTCGGTTCGATCGGACTCGTCGCCTCCGTGCCGCTCACCACGGTCCTCGCGGCGCTGGTCGTCTCCGCCGACCGGCCGGGATCCGACACCGAGGTCAAGCCCCGGGCGTCGGCACGGGGAGGTCGGCGCCGCCGCGCGAAGTAG
- the thiC gene encoding phosphomethylpyrimidine synthase ThiC: MTIQDARTPASDQEGRTPGWHKGYVEGSRPDLRVPVRQVHLTNGKDVTLYDTSGPYTDPTIDTDVRRGLPPLRENWIIARGDTEEYAGRPARPEDDGIKHTSPRGGGLKNLDAVFPGRPRLPRRGRDGQAVTQLAYARRGEITPEMEYVAIRENVSPEVVREEIAAGRAVLPANVNHPEIEPMIIGKRFLVKVNANIGNSAVTSSIEEEVEKMTWATKWGADTVMDLSTGRNIHTTREWVLRNSPVPIGTVPLYQALEKVDGRAEDLTWEIYKDTVIEQAEQGVDYMTVHAGVLLPYVPLTARRKTGIVSRGGSIMAAWCLAHHKENFLYTNFEELCEILAAYDVTYSLGDGLRPGSIADANDEAQFAELRTLGELNTIAKRHNVQTMIEGPGHVPMHKIKENIDLQQEICEEAPFYTLGPLTTDVAPAYDHITSGIGAAMIAWWGTAMLCYVTPKEHLGLPNKDDVKTGVITYKIAAHAADLAKGHPGAQDWDDALSDARFEFRWEDQFNLALDPVTAREFHDETLPAEPAKTAHFCSMCGPKFCSMKISQDIRREHGGTQQEIEAGMAEKSKEFAESGNRVYLPLAD; the protein is encoded by the coding sequence ATGACCATTCAGGATGCACGCACGCCTGCCTCCGACCAGGAAGGCCGCACGCCGGGCTGGCACAAGGGGTACGTCGAGGGTTCGCGCCCCGACCTCCGGGTTCCCGTCCGGCAGGTGCACCTCACCAACGGCAAGGACGTGACGCTGTACGACACGTCCGGTCCGTACACCGACCCCACCATCGACACCGACGTACGGCGGGGCCTGCCGCCGCTGCGCGAGAACTGGATCATCGCGCGCGGCGACACCGAGGAGTACGCGGGCCGCCCCGCCCGCCCCGAGGACGACGGCATCAAGCACACGTCGCCGCGCGGCGGCGGGCTCAAGAACCTCGACGCCGTCTTCCCCGGCCGCCCGCGCCTGCCGCGCCGCGGCCGCGACGGCCAGGCGGTGACACAGCTCGCGTACGCCCGCCGGGGGGAGATCACCCCGGAGATGGAGTACGTCGCGATCCGCGAGAACGTCTCCCCCGAGGTCGTACGGGAGGAGATCGCCGCGGGCCGCGCCGTGCTTCCGGCGAACGTGAACCACCCGGAGATCGAGCCGATGATCATCGGCAAGCGGTTCCTGGTGAAGGTCAACGCCAACATCGGCAACTCCGCCGTCACCTCCTCCATCGAGGAGGAGGTGGAGAAGATGACCTGGGCGACCAAGTGGGGCGCGGACACGGTCATGGACCTGTCCACCGGCCGCAACATCCACACCACCCGCGAGTGGGTGCTGCGCAACTCCCCCGTGCCGATCGGCACCGTGCCGCTGTACCAGGCCCTGGAGAAGGTCGACGGCAGGGCCGAGGACCTGACCTGGGAGATCTACAAGGACACGGTCATCGAGCAGGCCGAGCAGGGCGTCGACTACATGACGGTGCACGCCGGCGTGCTCCTGCCGTACGTGCCGCTCACCGCGCGCCGCAAGACCGGCATCGTCTCGCGCGGCGGCTCGATCATGGCCGCCTGGTGTCTCGCGCACCACAAGGAGAACTTCCTCTACACGAACTTCGAGGAGCTCTGCGAGATCCTGGCGGCGTACGACGTCACGTACTCGCTCGGCGACGGTCTGCGCCCCGGCTCGATCGCGGACGCCAACGACGAGGCGCAGTTCGCGGAGCTGCGCACGCTCGGCGAGCTGAACACGATCGCCAAGCGGCACAACGTGCAGACGATGATCGAGGGCCCGGGCCACGTCCCGATGCACAAGATCAAGGAGAACATCGACCTCCAGCAGGAGATCTGCGAGGAGGCGCCGTTCTACACGCTCGGCCCGCTGACGACGGACGTGGCGCCCGCCTACGACCACATCACCTCGGGCATCGGCGCGGCGATGATCGCCTGGTGGGGCACGGCGATGCTCTGCTACGTCACGCCCAAGGAGCACCTGGGCCTGCCCAACAAGGACGACGTGAAGACGGGCGTCATCACGTACAAGATCGCGGCCCACGCGGCGGACCTCGCCAAGGGGCACCCGGGCGCGCAGGACTGGGACGACGCGCTCTCGGACGCGCGGTTCGAGTTCCGCTGGGAGGACCAGTTCAACCTGGCGCTCGACCCGGTCACCGCGCGCGAGTTCCACGATGAGACGCTGCCCGCGGAGCCCGCGAAGACCGCGCACTTCTGCTCGATGTGCGGCCCGAAGTTCTGCTCGATGAAGATCTCCCAGGACATCCGGCGTGAGCACGGCGGGACGCAGCAGGAGATCGAGGCGGGGATGGCGGAGAAGTCGAAGGAGTTCGCGGAGAGCGGGAACCGCGTCTACCTGCCGCTGGCGGACTGA
- a CDS encoding metallophosphoesterase, with protein MVEGSMTQGAGQEPVVRTATLRDFRVPPYARVPVQGHAVEPSSAENAPPGEHLPPAGPPPVAPPPVTPPPVAPSPVEAVPVDALFAAPPMPTAAPMPTAAPAPASAPAPAPASASAPPAEAAASEPTPAPAPADPTLLLGRRLAPAYPAAGGSSIVSVATGHPGSAFPAGEPPEGYTPTERDLPVIKRVDTVQVPVTPDATTAPAAVTTGDGPGPLYVVGDVHGYLDELVAALRAQGLVDENGGWAAGNARLWFLGDFTDRGPDGIGVIDLVMRLSAEAAAAGGYCKALMGNHELLLIGAKRFGDTPVHSGAGTATFQAAWLLNGGQKHDMDRLQDVHLQWMSRLDAVVLEDDHLLLHSDTTAYLEYGETIEDVNETVHEILTRSDADEVWDVFRKFTKRFAFRDEGGPQAVQELLSTYGGRRIVHGHSPIPYLLGQVGTEEGEGSGGPIVDGPHVYADGLAIAMDGGVTMAGKLLVVQLPLNS; from the coding sequence GTGGTGGAGGGGTCCATGACTCAGGGGGCCGGGCAGGAGCCCGTGGTGCGCACGGCGACATTGCGTGACTTCCGCGTACCGCCGTACGCCCGCGTGCCCGTACAGGGCCATGCCGTCGAGCCGTCGTCCGCGGAGAACGCTCCGCCGGGCGAGCACCTCCCACCCGCCGGCCCGCCGCCGGTCGCGCCGCCACCGGTCACGCCTCCGCCGGTCGCACCCTCGCCGGTCGAAGCCGTCCCGGTCGACGCCCTCTTCGCCGCCCCGCCCATGCCGACCGCCGCGCCCATGCCGACCGCCGCGCCCGCGCCGGCATCCGCACCGGCACCGGCACCGGCATCCGCATCCGCACCGCCCGCCGAGGCCGCTGCGAGCGAGCCCACCCCCGCGCCGGCGCCCGCCGACCCGACCCTTCTCCTGGGCCGTCGCCTCGCCCCCGCGTACCCCGCCGCCGGCGGGTCCTCCATCGTCTCCGTCGCCACCGGCCACCCCGGCAGCGCCTTCCCCGCCGGCGAGCCGCCGGAGGGCTACACCCCGACCGAGCGCGACCTCCCGGTCATCAAGCGCGTCGACACCGTCCAGGTCCCGGTCACCCCCGACGCCACCACCGCGCCCGCCGCCGTCACCACCGGCGACGGACCGGGCCCGCTCTACGTCGTCGGCGACGTCCACGGCTACCTCGACGAGCTCGTGGCCGCCCTGCGCGCCCAGGGCCTCGTCGACGAGAACGGCGGCTGGGCCGCGGGCAACGCCCGGCTGTGGTTCCTCGGCGACTTCACCGACCGCGGCCCCGACGGCATCGGCGTCATCGACCTCGTCATGCGACTGTCCGCCGAGGCCGCCGCCGCCGGCGGCTACTGCAAGGCCCTCATGGGCAACCACGAACTGCTGCTCATCGGCGCCAAGCGCTTCGGCGACACCCCGGTCCACTCGGGCGCGGGCACGGCCACCTTCCAGGCCGCCTGGCTGCTCAACGGCGGCCAGAAGCACGACATGGACCGCCTCCAGGACGTCCACCTCCAGTGGATGTCCCGGCTCGACGCCGTGGTCCTGGAGGACGACCACCTCCTCCTGCACTCCGACACCACCGCGTACCTCGAATACGGCGAGACCATCGAGGACGTCAACGAGACGGTCCACGAGATCCTCACCCGGAGCGACGCCGACGAGGTCTGGGACGTGTTCCGGAAGTTCACCAAGCGCTTCGCGTTCCGCGACGAGGGCGGACCGCAGGCCGTCCAGGAGCTGCTCTCCACCTACGGCGGCCGCCGGATCGTGCACGGCCACAGCCCCATCCCGTACCTCCTCGGCCAGGTCGGCACGGAGGAGGGCGAGGGCAGCGGAGGCCCGATCGTCGACGGACCGCACGTGTACGCGGACGGGCTCGCGATCGCCATGGACGGCGGGGTGACCATGGCCGGAAAGCTGCTGGTCGTCCAACTCCCCCTGAACAGCTGA
- a CDS encoding LacI family DNA-binding transcriptional regulator: MTAAGKHQVSRAQTRGSRQGRAGIRDVAAAAGVSITTVSDALNGKGRLPDATRRHVREVADRLGYRPSAAARTLRTGKSGLIGLTVTTYGDEPFTFTEFAYFAEMARAATSAALARGYALVILPATSRHDVWSNVALDGTVVIDPSDHDPVVTELVRQGLPVVSDGRPAGTLPVTAWVDNDHEAAVLDLLDHLADAGARRIGLLTGTTTDTYTRLSTTAYLNWCERVGQDPVYEAYPAHDPCAGAVAADRLLARPDRPDAVYGLFDPNGTDLLAAARRYGLRVPEDLLLVCCSESTVYATTEPPITTLSLKPRRIGTAVVQLLIDAIEGIDTDGPVEQVIPTELIVRTSSQRRSPRTTVSPPRSPAKD, translated from the coding sequence ATGACAGCAGCAGGGAAGCACCAGGTGAGCCGGGCACAGACCCGGGGAAGCCGGCAGGGCCGGGCAGGCATCCGGGACGTGGCCGCAGCCGCCGGGGTCTCCATCACGACTGTCTCCGACGCGCTCAACGGCAAGGGCCGACTCCCGGACGCCACCCGCCGCCACGTCCGCGAGGTCGCCGACCGGCTGGGCTACCGCCCATCCGCGGCGGCCCGCACGCTCCGTACGGGCAAGTCGGGACTCATCGGCCTCACCGTGACCACGTACGGGGATGAACCTTTCACCTTCACCGAATTCGCCTACTTCGCGGAGATGGCCAGAGCAGCCACATCGGCGGCACTCGCCCGGGGCTACGCCCTGGTCATCCTCCCCGCCACCTCCCGCCATGACGTCTGGTCGAACGTCGCCCTCGACGGCACCGTCGTCATCGACCCCTCCGACCACGACCCGGTCGTGACCGAACTGGTCCGGCAGGGCCTCCCCGTCGTCTCCGACGGGCGCCCCGCCGGCACCCTTCCGGTCACCGCCTGGGTCGACAACGACCACGAAGCCGCCGTACTCGATCTGCTCGACCACCTCGCCGACGCCGGCGCCCGCCGGATCGGCCTCCTCACCGGAACCACCACCGACACGTACACCCGCCTGTCCACCACCGCGTACCTCAACTGGTGCGAGCGGGTGGGCCAGGACCCCGTCTACGAGGCCTATCCGGCGCACGATCCGTGCGCGGGCGCCGTCGCGGCCGACCGGCTGCTCGCCCGCCCGGACCGACCCGACGCCGTGTACGGCCTCTTCGACCCCAACGGAACCGATCTGCTCGCGGCCGCGCGCCGCTACGGGCTGCGCGTCCCGGAGGACCTGCTGCTGGTCTGCTGCAGCGAGTCCACCGTCTACGCCACCACCGAACCGCCCATCACGACGCTCTCGCTCAAGCCCCGCAGGATCGGCACGGCCGTCGTCCAGCTCCTCATCGACGCCATCGAGGGGATCGATACCGACGGACCGGTCGAGCAGGTGATACCGACCGAACTCATCGTCCGCACGTCCTCACAGCGGCGCTCGCCGCGCACCACGGTCAGCCCCCCGCGCTCACCCGCGAAGGACTGA
- the hisC gene encoding histidinol-phosphate transaminase translates to MSETSGTSTGSPKLRAELDGVPTYKPGKPAAAGGPVAFKLSSNENPYPPLPGVMESTLAAAANFNRYPDMACTALMEELADRFGVPVSHIATGTGSVGVAQSLLQATSGPGDEVIYAWRSFEAYPIITQISGATSVQVPLTDGDVHDLDAMAAAITDRTRLIFVCNPNNPTGTAVGRAELERFLDRVPSDVLVVIDEAYKEFVRDTDVPDGIELYRDRPNVAVLRTFSKAYGLAGLRVGFAIAHEPVAAALRKTAVPFGVSQLAQDAAVASLRAEDELLGRVGSLVSERERVHAGLVAQGWTVPDTQANFVWLRLGERTMDFAAECERHGVMVRPFAGEGVRVTIGETEANDLFLKAAEGFRKG, encoded by the coding sequence GTGAGCGAGACCAGCGGGACGAGCACCGGCAGCCCCAAGCTGCGAGCCGAGCTGGACGGCGTCCCCACCTACAAGCCGGGCAAGCCGGCGGCCGCGGGCGGGCCCGTGGCCTTCAAGCTGTCCTCCAACGAGAACCCCTATCCGCCGCTGCCCGGGGTCATGGAGAGCACGCTGGCCGCCGCCGCGAACTTCAACCGCTACCCGGACATGGCCTGCACGGCTCTGATGGAGGAGCTCGCCGACCGCTTCGGCGTGCCGGTCTCGCACATCGCGACGGGCACGGGCTCGGTCGGGGTCGCGCAGTCGCTGCTCCAGGCCACCTCGGGCCCGGGCGACGAGGTGATCTACGCCTGGCGCTCCTTCGAGGCGTACCCGATCATCACGCAGATCAGCGGGGCCACCTCGGTACAGGTGCCGCTGACCGACGGCGATGTGCACGACCTCGACGCGATGGCCGCGGCGATCACCGACCGGACCCGGCTGATCTTCGTCTGCAACCCCAACAACCCCACGGGCACCGCGGTCGGCCGGGCCGAGCTGGAGCGCTTCCTCGACCGGGTGCCCTCCGACGTCCTGGTCGTCATCGACGAGGCGTACAAGGAGTTCGTCCGCGACACCGACGTCCCGGACGGCATCGAGCTCTACCGCGACCGGCCGAACGTCGCCGTGCTGCGGACGTTCTCCAAGGCGTACGGCCTGGCGGGGCTGCGGGTCGGCTTCGCGATCGCCCACGAGCCGGTGGCGGCTGCGCTGCGCAAGACGGCGGTGCCGTTCGGGGTGAGCCAGCTGGCGCAGGACGCGGCGGTGGCCTCGCTGCGGGCCGAGGACGAACTGCTCGGCCGGGTCGGCTCGCTGGTGAGCGAGCGCGAGCGGGTCCACGCCGGGCTCGTGGCCCAGGGCTGGACCGTGCCGGACACCCAGGCGAACTTCGTCTGGCTGCGGCTCGGTGAGCGGACGATGGACTTCGCGGCGGAGTGCGAGCGGCACGGAGTGATGGTGCGGCCGTTCGCGGGCGAGGGCGTGCGCGTCACGATCGGTGAGACCGAGGCGAACGACCTGTTCCTGAAGGCGGCTGAGGGCTTCCGCAAGGGTTAG